DNA sequence from the Plectropomus leopardus isolate mb unplaced genomic scaffold, YSFRI_Pleo_2.0 unplaced_scaffold29813, whole genome shotgun sequence genome:
GTGGTAgcactgtaaataaaaacaccagcattaaacattttcttcatgaataaatcatgcatgcacacatctTACAGAGCAGTTCAAGTGTTGATAGTCACCTCTTCAGAGTCAGGATAGCCCGGTTTAATGACGACATGGATGGTGGCGAGAGACCCAGATGATGCTGATAATCCAAACTGGATAATGCTCTCAGTTAACACTTGGATGGCTTCTGTCAGCGggtaatttaaaattattcccGGTCCAATAATTGGAAAAGCCACTGAGCTCAAACGCTGCTGTACACAGAGGTCCACACACTTCTTCAGCCCATTGCCAAGTGCCTGCgacccaaaaaatatatatcttctCAGTTTGAAGTTACCCCTGCATTGGACATCTCTCTAAAATGTGTTGACATATGCTACCATGGAGCATGGTAGTAACTGTGAAACTCTGAGCTGATACTGATGTTTGAAATAACAATTTGACCTATTGCagatacagatatttttaatcatctttattatcatcatttacCCCTTTGTGCCGCCATATCTCTTATATCTGTTtcatattgctgtgaaaacatcaccAAATTTCCCCTTCAAACAACTGTATTAATAACTGTGTAATTTACTCAAtagtcatctttttttctgaatagaGCTTGAATACATCATAATGTTACTCACCGCAGTTCCCGTGAGCTGTTAGCTCTGGCcgctgtttttttgtattttatacgcACAAACTTTTACCCAGCAGTGTGGCCGAAGGCCATCCAACATTTATTCAGCAAACTAAATATGCAATGCAGTTGGTGCATTGCAGGTGTTAATTTTGGACCCTGCCCTGGACCATGGTGTTTTCTATCCAACACTTTAAAGTCCACCAAGTTCTTCACTTTACCTTCACACTCTGACCCAGGACTCCATCCCACGGCATGCACTCAATGAAGAAGAGTTTTGAGCATCCCAGAAATGGAGGCGCATCAACCTGCAGAACATCACCGGGGACGACGGTACAATTTGCTGCCGCAGAGTCGAACTTTAACTTGATTGCACTCCCGGCTTTATGTAGCAGGCATTTACCAATTTTAGAAGAATTCAGCTGCTTGTTCAGCATGGGTGCCACCAACACGTTCACCTGTGGAAATGTGTGAGTGATGTGAGTCAGTGTGAATCAGTGTGAGTGGCTGCATCAACgctgtattattttatgtaaaggaGAATAGAAATTCAAACCTGCTCATCCTCCAAACTGCCAAGCCTGATCTCCAGATTGATTTTAGTGATTGGTGTGCCTCCTAAAGTTTTCTGCCACACTCTTGAAGGCGGGGTGGGCCAGCATGCGGAGCTGCTGGTGAAGAGGCTGCTGGTGCTTTGGGGTTTACTTTCCAAATCTGGGGAGTGCACACGTTGTTTTTCCCTGATAATAACCTGACAGGAGCTCTCTACCAGCTCTTTGCTCAATTTACCCTCTGCTTGAAAGTACTGCAGGGCCCCTGGGCCGTCTAGAACCAATGTTTCTGACTTTAGACTGGCTAGAGCTGCACTTAGGGCCTGCACGGCCTCTTGGACTTGACAGTTGGGACCAGACACAAGCACACAGGGGTACGGAAAGGACGAGGCTCTTAGCGTCACCTTGGTCTTCTTCATGCCAATCATGTCTGTGATTTTATCAAAACAGTCGAGCAGTTCAGGACGTAGTTGCAGTGTTTCTTGAGTAATGGCCTGGTTCATCTGGTAGTCATTCAAAACCTCTTTGAGCTTGTTCACATTTTTGCTGTAGCCCACAAGTTGTACATCTGTAGCTGTGGCTCCACTGAGTCCTGGGATGAAGCTGACGTCCACTCTGAGCTCTCGACTGTTTGCCTCGTTTTTGGCTTTGTTGAGGAGTTCCTTCACTCTGTCTAGATCTGAAGATGCAGCCTCCTGCAGCGGCACATTGGCCAGAATCAGGTCTCTTTGCAGCAGCATCTCCGCCTCATTTAAGGCATCAGAGGATAAACTGGCAAAGACAAGGTCTGACCCCACCTCAAGAGAAACGGGACTTCTGAAGATCTGCCGGAAGCGAGCTTGGTACTTCGACATGGCACCGCTGGATGTTATGAAGTTCATCAAAGCCGTGCTGAGCTTAACTCTCTTTTCTTTGACCTTTTTGATCAGTTCATCCAGTTTATAAGCTCCTGACTGCACCTCTGCGTCAGGGCCCTCTAAGATGACCCTGCCACTGCCTATGAA
Encoded proteins:
- the LOC121938540 gene encoding uncharacterized protein LOC121938540, yielding MCTLHPEVKVFIGSGRVILEGPDAEVQSGAYKLDELIKKVKEKRVKLSTALMNFITSSGAMSKYQARFRQIFRSPVSLEVGSDLVFASLSSDALNEAEMLLQRDLILANVPLQEAASSDLDRVKELLNKAKNEANSRELRVDVSFIPGLSGATATDVQLVGYSKNVNKLKEVLNDYQMNQAITQETLQLRPELLDCFDKITDMIGMKKTKVTLRASSFPYPCVLVSGPNCQVQEAVQALSAALASLKSETLVLDGPGALQYFQAEGKLSKELVESSCQVIIREKQRVHSPDLESKPQSTSSLFTSSSACWPTPPSRVWQKTLGGTPITKINLEIRLGSLEDEQVNVLVAPMLNKQLNSSKIGKCLLHKAGSAIKLKFDSAAANCTVVPGDVLQVDAPPFLGCSKLFFIECMPWDGVLGQSVKALGNGLKKCVDLCVQQRLSSVAFPIIGPGIILNYPLTEAIQVLTESIIQFGLSASSGSLATIHVVIKPGYPDSEEVTINT